The following proteins are co-located in the Xanthocytophaga agilis genome:
- the ruvA gene encoding Holliday junction branch migration protein RuvA, with protein MIAYIEGRLTHKEPAYVIIDVNGVGYEIRISLQTYSALPEGEKCRLHTHFHVREDAQILYGFADRSEKKIFLDLMSVSGIGANTALMMLSSLSSMEIQQAIVSEDVRTIQSVKGIGSKTAQRVILELRDKVKKDLYLTSNTQTLPVTSGNTIRNEALSALTTLGIPRNVAEKSVDTVMKQEGSSLSLEQVIKLALKVS; from the coding sequence ATGATTGCTTATATTGAAGGGAGACTCACTCACAAAGAGCCTGCATACGTAATAATTGATGTCAATGGTGTCGGATATGAGATACGAATTTCTTTACAAACCTATAGTGCCTTGCCTGAAGGCGAGAAGTGTCGGTTACATACCCACTTTCATGTAAGAGAAGATGCTCAGATCCTATATGGATTTGCTGATCGATCAGAAAAGAAAATATTTTTGGATCTAATGAGTGTATCCGGTATTGGTGCAAATACTGCTTTAATGATGCTCTCATCTCTTTCCTCTATGGAAATACAGCAAGCTATTGTCTCCGAAGATGTAAGAACCATTCAAAGTGTGAAGGGCATTGGAAGTAAGACTGCACAACGAGTGATACTGGAGTTACGTGATAAAGTGAAAAAAGACCTATATCTTACATCCAATACTCAAACCTTACCGGTTACCTCTGGAAATACTATTCGCAATGAAGCGTTATCTGCATTGACTACTCTTGGTATCCCAAGAAATGTCGCAGAAAAGAGTGTGGATACAGTAATGAAGCAGGAAGGCAGTTCGTTAAGCTTGGAACAGGTTATAAAGCTAGCCTTGAAAGTCAGCTAG